The genomic DNA GGGCGACCACACACCACGGGTGGGCGCGCCGCGGGTGGGATCCGTGAACGACTCGCCTCGCCAAGGGGCATCCGCCCGGACCCGATCGCTGGCCTCCGAGGGGGACTCGGGGGCTGGACGGGACGGCGGTGTTGCCGGACGGGCGGGGACTTGGCTCTGCCGGTCGGCCGCCTGGTGCGGGGGCTCGGTCGCCGGGCGGGGCGGGGTGGTGGTGGGGCCGGGAGGCGTTGCCGCGTGAGAGGAATCCTGGCGGGTCAGGTCGGACGGCTGGCGCGGGGGCTCGGCTGCGGAGCGGGGCGGAGTGGTGGGGCCGGCGGCGGATGTACCCGGGCGCGTGGGGATATAACGCTGCGGGCCGGACGGCTGGCGCGGAGGCTCGCTGTCGGGGCGCGGTGGAGTGACCGAACCGGCGGACGTCCCCGGACGGGTAGGCACATAGCCCGGCGGCTTGGACGGCTGGCGCGGAGGCTCGCTGTCAGGGCGCGGCGGAGCGACCGAACCGGCGGACGTCCCCGGACGGGTAGGCACATAGCCCGGCGAGTCAGACGACTGACGCGGAGGCTCACCCTCAGAACGCGGCGGAGTAACCGAGCCAGAAGACCCTGCCTCACCAGCAGAATCCGAACCAGGCCCCTCAGACGACCGACGCGCAGGCTCGGCCGCCGGACCGGACGTAGCGGAAGAACCGGCAGACGTCCCCGGACGAACAGGAACATAACCCGGCGACTCCGACGACCGACGCGAAGCCTCGCCCTCAGAACGCGGCGGACTGACCGAGCCAGAAGACGCTCCCCCGCGAGCCGAATCCGAACCGATCCCGTCAGACGACCGACGCGCAGGCTCCCCCTCGGGGCGAGGCGGAGTGGCCGAGCCAGAAGACGCTGCCCGGCGAACAGCGTCCTGACGCAACCCCTCGGGCGCATCGCGTGGCGCTTCGCTCGTCGGGCGCGGTGGAACAGGCGGCACCGGAGGCATCGCCGAGCCAGCCGAATCCTCACGTGCCCAGTCCGACGCCTCGCTCGGACCCGCACCCACAGAACGCGGCGGGACGGCGGACCCAGAAGGCGCTACCGGACGGCCCGGGGCATGGCGAAGCCCATCGGGCGACCGACCGGGCCCCTCACCCGCAACGCGCGGCGGGACACCCGGAGCCGGAGGCATCGCCGAACCGACCGAATCCTCACGCGACCAGTCGGACGCCTCACTCGGACCCCCACCCACAGAACGCGACGGGGTGGCGGGGCCGGGAATGGTCGCCGAGCGGGTCGAGTCCTGACGGGGCCCGTCGGACGGCTGACGCGGGGCCTCGTTCGCAGGGCGCGGCGCGGTGGCCGGGGCCGAACTGGGTTGCCCCAGCGCTTCGTTGCCACGTGTCGGCGCCATTGGGCGGTGAGGCGGCCGGGGTGGGGCAGCACCCGGTGCGGACCCTTCGGAGTTCGCGCGCCGCGGGTCACCGCCGGGCCCGGGCGGGACGTCCGGGAAGCGTGCCGAGGCCGGCGGAGGAGGTGGGCTCACGGGGTCCGTGGCACGGGGCGAGAAAGGCCGAAGGCCGGGAAAACGCGGCCGGTCGGCGGAGGACGCCGACGCGGAACCAGCCCCGCCGCGACCGTCGAAGCCATTGGTCGGAGACTCGGCACGGGCATCAAACCCGTCCCCCCGAGACCCGTTCCCCAGAGACACCGTGCGGGCATCGGCCGCACCGTTCTGCGATGCCGTACGCCCCCCGCTGCCGCCGTCCCACCACCCCGTACTGAACCCGGCTCCCCCGCTCCCACTCCCCGCAGGCGCCGTACCGGAACCCGAACCCGACCCGGACCCACGCGACGGCACATCAGATCCCGGCGCGAACGGCTCTCGCCCAGTTCGCGGTACCCCAGCATCCCCCTCAGCCCGTCGCCCTCTCGCATGGGCGCCCGAAGCAGGCCGCCGCTCCGCCGAACCACCGTTCGTCGACGCACTCGGCATCCCGCGCGCGTTCCACGCATCCCACGCGGCCGACGCACCTGAAGTACTCGAAGTACCCGACGCACCAGGCCTGTTCGGCACACCCGGACCGTCCGAAACCGGAGCGCCGCCTCTCAAAGGGGAACCCGAAGCATCCCCCGAGGCCGAATCCCAAACAGAACCCGAAGCGGAACCTGAAACAGAACCTGATGCGGAACCCGAAGCAGAATCCGAGGCCGGCCCCCAAGCCGCACCCGAGACCGGCCCCGAAGCAGCACCAGCAGCGGCCCCTGTCGTCCCGGAAGCCCCCGAGGTTCCCGAAGCCCTCGAATTCCCCCCAGAACCAGAATGCGGTCGGTCCAAGTCCTCGCCCGTTGCATCATCGGACGCCGCCTGCCCCGCAGACTTCGTCACGTTCACCGAGTTCGTCACGTTCGCCGGGTTTACGGGGTCCGACGAGCCCGGCGGTCCGGGGGCGCGTCGCGCTTCCGTGCTCATGCACCCCCCGTTTCCTCGTACCCGGGCCACCGTTTGTCCGTATGCGGGCCGGCGTACTCCTGCCCGTGCTCGTATACGGACCGGCGTCCGCCCCGCTCTCACCCGGCACGCACACAAAATCAAAGTCGTCCCGAGCACGCATACCCGCAGCGGCGGACCGCCATCCCGGGCGCGGTCGAACGACCGGCGGCGTTTCCTCCGTGCGTGCGCGTCACTCTACGGGTTGACCCCGCCCGGACGGGAACCAGTCCACGCCCCCGGGGCATCTGCCCGGAACGTCCCCCTACCCTGCGGTAATCCTGTCTGGCAGGCTGCGTTCATGACTGCGCGCGCCGCCGACCGGGCCCGTTACGACCGGGCCACCGCCCACCTCGACGCCCCCGTCGCAATCGTCGACCTGGACGCCTTCGATGCCAACGCGGACGATCTCGTCCGCCGGGCCGGCGGCAAGCCGGTCCGGGTCGCGAGCAAGTCCGTCCGTTGTCGAACCCTCCTGGAACGTGTCCTGGCCAGGGACGGCTTCGCGGGCCTGATGTCCTTCACCCTCGCCGAGTCGCTGTGGCTCGCCCGCTCCGGCTTCGACGACGTCCTGCTCGCCTACCCCTCCGCCGACCACTCCGCCTTCGCCGAACTGACCAGCGACCCCAAGCTCGCCGCCGCCGTCACCGTGATGATCGACGACCCGGCCCAGCTCAAACTCATCGACGACTCCCGCGACGGCGGCACCGAAGTCGTGCGCGTCTGCCTGGAGTTGGACACCGCGCTGCGGATGCTCGGCGACCGGGTGCGCATCGGCGCGCTCCGCTCGCCCCTCCGCTCCCCCGCCCAACTCGCCGACATCGCAAGGACGGTGTCCCGCCGCCCCGGCTTCAAGGTCGTCGGGATCATGGCCTACGAGGGGCATATCGCCGGTGTCGGTGACTCCGTCGCGGGGCGGCCCTTCCGTTCTCGCGCGATCCGGCTGATGCAGGCCACCGCCAAGCGCGAACTCGCCGAGCGGCGCGCGGAAGTGGTGCGCGCGGTAAGGGCAGTTGTGCCCGACCTGGAGTTCGTCAACGGCGGCGGCACCGGCAGTGTCCAGTACACCGCCGCCGAGGACTCCGTGACCGAGATCGCGGCCGGTTCCGGCCTGTACGTGCCGCGCCTCTTCGACAACTACACGTCGTTCACCGGGCGTCCGTCCGCGCTCTTCGCCCAGCCCGTCGTACGGCGCCCCGGCGTCGGCGTCGTCACCGTCCTCGGCGGCGGTTACCCCGCCTCCGGTGCCGCCGGTCCCGACCGGCTCCCGGTGCCGTACCTCCCGGAGGGTCTGCGCTACGACCCCCAGGAAGGGCCCGGCGAGGTGCAGACGCCGCTGCTGGGCTCGCCCGCCGACGATCTGCTCATCGGCGACAAGGTGTGGTTCCGGCACGCCAAGGCCGGTGAACTGTGCGAGCGCTTCGACGCGTTGCACCTGATCGAGGGCGACCGGGTGACCGCCACCGTCCCCACGTACCGGGGCGAGGGCATGACCTTCCTGTGACGAGTCACCGGGTCAACTGCCCTCACCCCGGCGGGGGTTGAGGGCAGTGCTCACATCGGCGTGACGTACGCCCCCGCGATGCCGCCGTCCACCAGGAAGTCCGCCGCGTTGACGAACGACGAGTCGTCACTCGCCAGGAACGCGACGGCGGCGGCGATCTCGGTCGCCTCCGCGAAGCGGCCGACCGGGATGTGGACCAGGCGGCGCGCGGCCCGCTCGGGGTCCTTGGCGAACAGCTCCTGGAGCAGAGGGGTGTTGACCGGGCCCGGGCACAGCGCGTTGACGCGGATGCCCTCGCGGGCGAACTGCACGCCCAGTTCACGGGACATGGCCAGCACACCGCCCTTGGAGGCGGTGTAGGAGATCTGGGACGTGGCCGCGCCCATCCGCGCCACGAAGGACGCGGTGTTGATGATGGAGCCCTTGCCCTGGCGGCGCATGTAGGGGATCGCGGCCTTGCAACACAGGTACACGGACGTGAGGTTGACGTCCTGGACGCGCTTCCAGGCCTCCAGGCCGGTGTCGAGGATGGAGTCGTCGTCGGGCGGTGAGATGCCCGCGTTGTTGAAGGCGATGTCGACGCTGCCGTAGGTGTCGAAGGCCGCCTTGAAGAGCGCCTCGACCTGCTCGGGGTCGGTGACGTCGACCTTCACGAACAGCCCGCCGACCTCGTCGGCCGCCGCCGTGCCGTGGGTCTCGTCGATGTCGCCGCAGACGACGTTGGCCCCCTCGGAGGCGAGCCGGCGCGCGGTGGCGAGACCGATGCCGCTGCCGGCTCCGGTGATGACGGCGGTACGGCCGACGAGTCGCCGGCAAACAATCTCTGAGGTCACTGTGCGGGGCCCTCCGTGCTGGTGGAGACGTTGGTGGGGGAGACGTCGCTGATGAAGACGTTCTTGGTTTCGGTGAAGGCGGTGAGCGCGTCCGGGCCGAGTTCGCGGCCGATCCCCGACTGCTTGAAGCCGCCGAAGGGGGTCCAGTAGCGGACGCTGGAATGCGAGTTGACGGACAGGTTGCCCGCCCGGACGGCCTTCGAGACGCGCAGGGCGCGGCCGACGTCACGGGTCCAGACGGAGCCGGAGAGGCCGTAGTCGGTGGCGTTGGCGAGGCCGATCGCCTCCGCCTCGTCCTCGAAGGGGAGCACTACGGCGACGGGGCCGAAGACCTCCTCGACGGCCACGCGTGCGTGCGGGTCGACGCCGGTGACGACGGTGGGCGGGAACCAGAAGCCGGGGCCCTCGGGCGCCGTGCCGCGGATGCCGTCCAGGTCGGCGGTGACGTACGAACGGACGCGCTCCAGTTGGGCCTTGGAGATCAGCGGGCCCATGTCCGTCTTCTCGTCGGCCGGGTCGCCGACCGTCACCCCCGCGATCGCGGGGGCGAGGAGGTCCAGGAAGCGGTCGTAGACGGCGCGTTGGACGAGGATGCGGGTGCGGGCGCAGCAGTCCTGGCCGGAGTTGTCGAGGAAGGCCATCGGAGCCGCTGCGGCGGCCGCCTCGACATCCGCGTCGGCGAAGACGATGTTGGGGCTCTTGCCGCCGAGTTCGAGGGTGACGCGCTTGAGGAGTTCCGACCCCTTCGCCAACACCTGTTTGCCTACGGCAGTCGACCCCGTGAAGACGATTTTCGCGACGCCGGGGTGCTCGACGAGCGCGGTGCCCGCGACCGGGCCGCGGCCGGGCAGCACCTGGAAGAGGCCCTCGGGAAGGCCTGCGTCCAGAGCGAGTTCGGCCAGTCGGAGTGCGGTGAGCGGGGTCGTCTCGGCCGGCTTGAGGATGACCGCGTTGCCGGCCGCGAGCGCCGGGGCGGTGCCCCAGGCGGCGATCGGCATGGGGAAGTTCCAGGGCGCGATCACGCCCACCACGCCCAGCGGTTCGAGGATCGTGATGTCGATGCCGCCCGCGACGGGGATTTGACGACCCGTCAGCCGCTCCACTCCCCCGGCCGCGTAGTCGAGCAGATCACGGACGTTGCCGGCCTCCCAGCGGGCGTTGCCGACCGTGTGACCGGCCTCGCGCACCTCCGACTGGGCGAGTTCTTCGAGGTGTTCGTCGACGGCGGTCGCGAAGCGGCGCAGCAGCCGGGCCCGGTCGGCGGGCGGGAGCGCGGCCCACTTCACCTGGGCCCGGGCGGCGCGTACGACGGCTGCGTCCACGTCGGCCGCGGTGGCGGCCGGGACGGTGGCGAGGACCTCCTCGGTGGCGGGGTTCAGTACTTCCAGCACTTCCAGCGGGTGCTCGGCAGGCAAAGCAGTCCTCACAGACGGTCGTCGACAGGCAAAGGGGTCCTCACAGACGTTCGAAGGAGCGGCGCAGCTCCCAGTCGGTGACGGCGGCGTCGAAGGCCTCCAGTTCGACGCGTGCCATGTTGCGGTAGTGCGCGACGACCTCGTCGCCGAAGGCGGCCTTGGCGATCGGGCTGTTCTCCCACAGCTCGGCGGCCTCGCGGAGGTTGGTGGGGACGTGCGCGTAGTCGCCGCTGTAGGCGTTGCCGACGCAGGCCTCCGGCAGCTCCAGCTTGTGCTCGATGCCGTAGAGCCCGGCCGCGACGAGCCCCGCCACCGCGAGGTGCGGATTGACGTCCCCGCCGGGCAGCCGGTTCTCGAAGCGCATGGAGCGGCCGTGGCCGACGACCCGCAGCGCGCAGGTGCGGTTGTCGTACCCCCAGGCGACGGCGGTCGGCGCGAACGAGCCCGGCTGGAACCGCTTGTACGAGTTGATGTTCGGGGCGTAGAGCAGCGAGAAGTCGCGGAGCGCGGCGAGCTGCCCGGCGAGGAAGTACCGCATGACCTCGGACATGCCACCGGGGTCGTCGGCGGACCCCGCCATGGCGTTGCCGCCCTCGCCGTCGCCGAGCGAGAGGTGGATGTGGCAGGAGTTGCCCTCGCGCTCGTTGTACTTCGCCATGAAGGTGAGCGAGACGCCCTCCTGGGAGGCGATCTCCTTGGCGCCGGTCTTGTAGACGGCGTGCTGGTCGCAGGTGACGAGGGCGTCGTCGTAGCGGAAGACGATCTCGTGCTGCCCCGGGTTGCACTCGCCCTTGGCGGACTCGACGGTCAGGCCGGCGACGGTCATGTCGTTGCGGATCCGGCGCAGCAGCGGCTCGATGCGCCCGGTCCCCAGCACCGAATAGTCGATGTTGTACTGGTTGGCCGGGGTGAGCCCCTTGTAGCCCGCGTCCCAGGCCTGTTCGTACGTGTCCTTGAACACGATGAACTCCAGCTCCGTACCGACCTGCGCGGTGAAACCGTGCTCGGCGAGGCGCTCCAGTTGGCGGCGCAGGATCTGGCGGGGTGCGGCGACCACCGGCGATCCGTCGTTCCAGGCGAGGTCGGCGATGAGCATGGCGGTGCCGTCGTTCCAGGGCACACGGCGGAGGGTGGACAGGTCCGGGTGCATGGCGAAGTCGCCGTAACCACGTTCCCAGGAGGACATGGCGTAGCCGTCGACCGTGTTCATCTCGGTGTCGACGGCGAGGAGGTAGTTGCAGCCCTCGGTGCCGTGCTGGAGCACGTCGTCCAGGAAGAACTGGGCGGCGAACCGCTTGCCCTGGAGCCGCCCTTGCATATCGGGGAAGGCCAGGACAACAGTGTCGATCTCACCACCGGCGACGAGGCGTTGGAGTTCCTCGACGCTCAGTGGGGGTGTGCGGTCTGCCACGGGAAAGCCTCCTTCGGCTTCTACGGTCAGCCGGAAGCCATAAGGTATTGCGGAGAACCATTGCTTGGGAAGGGGGTGCCGCCATATGTCGCTGGATGCGGAGAACGGGCTTGAGGACCGGTTGACCCCGGTACTGCGGCCGGTGCGGGCGGGCAACGGATTCGAAGAGGCGCTGGAACAGATACTGCAGGTCGTACGGCTGGGTCTGGTGCCCGGGGGCGAGCGGTTGCCGGCCGAGCGGGAGCTGGCCGAGCGGCTGGGGATCAGTCGGGTGACACTGCGCGAGGTTCTGAAGGTACTGCAGGACCAGGGCCTGGTGGAGTCCCGGCGCGGACGCTACGGCGGGACGTTCGTGCTGCCGAAGTCGGACGCCGGCGGCGAGGACGAGCTGCGGCGGCGGATCAGCGCGGTCGACATCGAGGACGTGCTGCGGTTCCGGGAGGTGCTGGAGGTCGGCGCGACGGGCCTGTGCGCGACGCACGGCCTGAGCGCCGACCAGGCGGGCCGCCTGCGCGACGCCCTCGCCCGCACGCACGACGCCCCGCTCGCCGACTACCGCCGCCTGGACACGCTTCTCCATCTCACCCTGGCCGAGTTGTGCGGTTCACCGACCCTGACCGCGCAGTACGCGGCGGTACGGGCCACGGTGAACGACCTCCTCGACTGCATCCCGCTCCTCGTCCGCAACCTGGAGCACTCGCAGCGGCAGCACATCGCGCTGGTGGAGGCGGTACTGGACGGGGACGCGGACGGGGCGCGGGAGATGATGCGGGAGCACTGCGCGGGGACGGCGGCACTGCTGCGGGGCTTCCTCGCGTGACGCGTGGGGCTGTTTAATGGTCTCCGTCGAGTCCATTCGTTTCCCTCACGGTCGGAGGAGTGCATGGCGGGCAGGCCGCTGATCGGCATCAGTACGTACCTGGAGGCCGAAGCGCGTTGGGGCACATGGCAGTTGGAGGCGGCGCTGCTCCCGGCCGGCTACCCACGCCTCGTCCAGCGCGCGGGCGGCCTCGCCGCGATGCTGCCGCCGGACGCCCCCGAGCACGCCGCGGCGACCGTCGCCCGCCTCGACGGCCTGGTGATCGCCGGCGGCCCGGACGTCGAGCCGGTCCGCTACGGCGCGGAGCGCGACCCCCGCACCGGCCCGCCCGCGCTCGCCCGGGACGCCTGGGAACTCGCCCTGATCGAGGCCGCGTTGGCCGCCGGCATCCCCCTGCTGGGCATCTGCCGGGGCATGCAGCTCCTGAACGTCGCCGTGGGCGGCACCCTCGTCCAGCACATGGACGGCCACGCGGAGACACCGGGCGTCTTCGGCCACCACAAGGTGAAGCCGGTCCCGGGAACCCTGTACGCGTCTGCGGTACCCGAGGAGACCTCGGTACCCACCTTCCACCACCAGTCCGTGGACCGCCTGGGCACCGGCCTGACGGTATCGGCCTGGGCCGAGGACGGCACCCCGGAGGCAATCGAACTCCCCTCCGCGAACTGGGTGTTGGGCGTTCAGTGGCATCCGGAGATGGGCGAGGACCTACGGGTGATGCGAGCACTGACGGAGGCGGCGACGACTCCCTGAGCAGCCTCGCCCTCGAACACCGGGCGGGCCGGGGACGGCACGCTTCCCGTCCCACGAGTCGGG from Streptomyces sp. NBC_01478 includes the following:
- a CDS encoding amino acid deaminase/aldolase, which produces MTARAADRARYDRATAHLDAPVAIVDLDAFDANADDLVRRAGGKPVRVASKSVRCRTLLERVLARDGFAGLMSFTLAESLWLARSGFDDVLLAYPSADHSAFAELTSDPKLAAAVTVMIDDPAQLKLIDDSRDGGTEVVRVCLELDTALRMLGDRVRIGALRSPLRSPAQLADIARTVSRRPGFKVVGIMAYEGHIAGVGDSVAGRPFRSRAIRLMQATAKRELAERRAEVVRAVRAVVPDLEFVNGGGTGSVQYTAAEDSVTEIAAGSGLYVPRLFDNYTSFTGRPSALFAQPVVRRPGVGVVTVLGGGYPASGAAGPDRLPVPYLPEGLRYDPQEGPGEVQTPLLGSPADDLLIGDKVWFRHAKAGELCERFDALHLIEGDRVTATVPTYRGEGMTFL
- a CDS encoding 3-oxoacyl-ACP reductase, encoding MTSEIVCRRLVGRTAVITGAGSGIGLATARRLASEGANVVCGDIDETHGTAAADEVGGLFVKVDVTDPEQVEALFKAAFDTYGSVDIAFNNAGISPPDDDSILDTGLEAWKRVQDVNLTSVYLCCKAAIPYMRRQGKGSIINTASFVARMGAATSQISYTASKGGVLAMSRELGVQFAREGIRVNALCPGPVNTPLLQELFAKDPERAARRLVHIPVGRFAEATEIAAAVAFLASDDSSFVNAADFLVDGGIAGAYVTPM
- a CDS encoding aldehyde dehydrogenase family protein; its protein translation is MPAEHPLEVLEVLNPATEEVLATVPAATAADVDAAVVRAARAQVKWAALPPADRARLLRRFATAVDEHLEELAQSEVREAGHTVGNARWEAGNVRDLLDYAAGGVERLTGRQIPVAGGIDITILEPLGVVGVIAPWNFPMPIAAWGTAPALAAGNAVILKPAETTPLTALRLAELALDAGLPEGLFQVLPGRGPVAGTALVEHPGVAKIVFTGSTAVGKQVLAKGSELLKRVTLELGGKSPNIVFADADVEAAAAAAPMAFLDNSGQDCCARTRILVQRAVYDRFLDLLAPAIAGVTVGDPADEKTDMGPLISKAQLERVRSYVTADLDGIRGTAPEGPGFWFPPTVVTGVDPHARVAVEEVFGPVAVVLPFEDEAEAIGLANATDYGLSGSVWTRDVGRALRVSKAVRAGNLSVNSHSSVRYWTPFGGFKQSGIGRELGPDALTAFTETKNVFISDVSPTNVSTSTEGPAQ
- a CDS encoding glutamine synthetase family protein; the protein is MADRTPPLSVEELQRLVAGGEIDTVVLAFPDMQGRLQGKRFAAQFFLDDVLQHGTEGCNYLLAVDTEMNTVDGYAMSSWERGYGDFAMHPDLSTLRRVPWNDGTAMLIADLAWNDGSPVVAAPRQILRRQLERLAEHGFTAQVGTELEFIVFKDTYEQAWDAGYKGLTPANQYNIDYSVLGTGRIEPLLRRIRNDMTVAGLTVESAKGECNPGQHEIVFRYDDALVTCDQHAVYKTGAKEIASQEGVSLTFMAKYNEREGNSCHIHLSLGDGEGGNAMAGSADDPGGMSEVMRYFLAGQLAALRDFSLLYAPNINSYKRFQPGSFAPTAVAWGYDNRTCALRVVGHGRSMRFENRLPGGDVNPHLAVAGLVAAGLYGIEHKLELPEACVGNAYSGDYAHVPTNLREAAELWENSPIAKAAFGDEVVAHYRNMARVELEAFDAAVTDWELRRSFERL
- a CDS encoding FadR/GntR family transcriptional regulator — its product is MSLDAENGLEDRLTPVLRPVRAGNGFEEALEQILQVVRLGLVPGGERLPAERELAERLGISRVTLREVLKVLQDQGLVESRRGRYGGTFVLPKSDAGGEDELRRRISAVDIEDVLRFREVLEVGATGLCATHGLSADQAGRLRDALARTHDAPLADYRRLDTLLHLTLAELCGSPTLTAQYAAVRATVNDLLDCIPLLVRNLEHSQRQHIALVEAVLDGDADGAREMMREHCAGTAALLRGFLA
- a CDS encoding gamma-glutamyl-gamma-aminobutyrate hydrolase family protein: MAGRPLIGISTYLEAEARWGTWQLEAALLPAGYPRLVQRAGGLAAMLPPDAPEHAAATVARLDGLVIAGGPDVEPVRYGAERDPRTGPPALARDAWELALIEAALAAGIPLLGICRGMQLLNVAVGGTLVQHMDGHAETPGVFGHHKVKPVPGTLYASAVPEETSVPTFHHQSVDRLGTGLTVSAWAEDGTPEAIELPSANWVLGVQWHPEMGEDLRVMRALTEAATTP